The following are encoded together in the Macadamia integrifolia cultivar HAES 741 chromosome 10, SCU_Mint_v3, whole genome shotgun sequence genome:
- the LOC122092018 gene encoding zinc finger CCCH domain-containing protein 32-like, with amino-acid sequence MEQYGRNPSMEGNQPDPTVEWSSPGAEAGLEESMWQLGFGSSRELYPERPGEPDCVYYMRTGSCGYGARCRFNHPRDRITVVGSVRPSGGEYPERVGQPACQYYLKTGTCKFGASCKYHHPRHGSGSVSPVSLNYYGFPLRPGEKECSYYMKTGQCKFGVTCKFDHPQPAGVSVPASASPFYPTVQSPSVPTQQQFGVVNWQVARPPLLPGSYVQGAYGPVLLPPGMVPVPTWGPYPGPVSPVASPTAQPTVGAGSIYGVSQLSPSAPVYPGPYQMLPSSAGPSSSTHKEHSYPERPGQPECQYYMRTGECKFGSTCRYHHPREWISPRTNCVLSPMGLPLRPEAPPCTFYAQHGVCKFGPTCKFDHSMGTLSYSPSASSLADMPVAPYPVGSSLATLAPSSSSSELRPEFVSGSNRGSISTRIPSSENTSSGLVGSIFSKGGSVPHSSVQQSGPNSGLCSGSSSTGQSGEAHSSS; translated from the exons ATGGAGCAGTACGGTCGAAACCCATCCATGGAAGGCAACCAGCCGGATCCAACAGTCGAATGGAGCTCTCCAGGAGCGGAGGCCGGGCTGGAAG AGTCTATGTGGCAATTGGGATTCGGCAGCAGCAGGGAGTTGTACCCAGAGCGTCCCGGCGAGCCTGACTGTGTCTACTATATGCGTACCGGATCTTGCGGTTATGGTGCCAGGTGTCGTTTCAATCATCCTCGCGATCGTATTACG GTTGTGGGATCTGTAAGACCCTCAGGAGGGGAGTATCCTGAAAGAGTGGGCCAACCTGCATGCCAG TATTATTTGAAGACTGGGACTTGCAAATTTGGTGCTTCCTGTAAGTACCACCATCCAAGACATGGCAGTGGATCAGTGAGCCCTGTATCACTAAATTATTATGGATTCCCACTGCGACCG GGTGAGAAAGAGTGTTCCTATTACATGAAGACGGGGCAGTGCAAGTTTGGTGTAACCTGTAAATTCGATCATCCACAACCGGCAGGTGTATCAGTGCCTGCGTCTGCATCTCCATTTTATCCGACGGTGCAGTCTCCTTCAGTTCCTACTCAGCAGCAGTTCGGGGTAGTCAACTGGCAAGTTGCGAGGCCTCCACTATTACCTGGTTCATATGTGCAAGGAGCTTATGGTCCTGTGCTGCTTCCTCCAGGGATGGTACCTGTTCCAACCTGGGGTCCTTATCCT GGACCTGTTAGTCCAGTAGCATCTCCTACCGCTCAACCCACTGTTGGAGCAGGTTCAATTTATGGGGTGTCGCAGCTATCTCCCTCAGCACCTGTGTATCCAGGACCTTACCAGATGCTACCTTCCTCTGCTGGACCTTCTAGCAGCACTCATAAGGAACACTCATATCCTGAAAGGCCCGGTCAACCTGAATGCCAGTACTACATGAGAACGGGAGAATGTAAATTTGGTTCCACGTGTAGATATCATCATCCGCGGGAATGGATTTCACCAAGAACAAATTGTGTCCTCAGTCCTATGGGTCTCCCTCTACGTCCG GAGGCTCCACCTTGCACTTTTTATGCGCAACATGGGGTATGCAAGTTTGGACCTACATGCAAATTTGATCATTCGATGGGAACACTGAGCTACAGTCCATCTGCATCTTCTCTTGCTGATATGCCAGTCGCTCCGTACCCTGTTGGTTCTTCACTGGCAACTCTGGCCCCATCGTCTTCATCTTCGGAGTTGCGGCCTGAATTTGTTTCAGGGTCGAATAGGGGTTCTATCTCAACCAGAATTCCTTCTTCTGAGAACACATCCAGTGGTTTAGTTGGTTCAATTTTCTCAAAGGGTGGGTCTGTTCCTCATTCAAGTGTCCAACAGTCTGGTCCGAATTCTGGCCTTTGTAGTGGTAGTAGTAGCACAGGTCAAAGTGGTGAGGCTCATAGTTCAAGCTGA